From the Clostridia bacterium genome, one window contains:
- the metG gene encoding methionine--tRNA ligase → MAKPTFYITTPIYYPSGTWHLGTCYTTVICDAIARFKRKQGYDVFYLTGTDEHGLKIEQKSKEAGITPKEFVDKKVANLKALWDRLKISYDKFIRTTDSYHEAAVQKIFDKLYEKGDIYKGEYEGFYCVPCETYWTKTQLADGKCPDCGREVTVAKESCYFFRLSKYQDKLINLLEENDDFLLPKPRRREMINNFLKPGLQDLAVTRSTFTWGVPVDFDPKHVIYVWIDALVNYITALGYGGEDDSLFKKYWPADVHMMGKEIVRFHSIIWPALLMALDIPLPKKVYGHGWLLMGADKISKSKGNIVDPVELSDKYSVDAVRYYLLREIPFGSDGAYTTRAFLSRLNADLANDLGNLVKRTVAMVNKYEGGKIPSWSGKKEGTDEEIISLSEKTLDIVAKNMDELFVPEALEAIFALIRRANKYIDENCPWILAKSEETKARLSDVLYVLLEVIRTAGVLIESFLPDTAEKIFSCFDGITEEEKTFDSIRSFGGLKAETVTERDAIFMRVDVEKEIAEMESKIEKQEEKPAEKAAPEHKSEISIDDFAKVELRVGKVVKAEKMPKTEKLLVMQVEIGEETRQIVSGIAKYYTPEEMVGKQVVVVYNLAPHSFRGVESQGMLLCADDGKGGVVLVNPEKTVDTGSEVR, encoded by the coding sequence ATGGCAAAGCCCACTTTTTACATTACGACGCCTATCTATTACCCGAGCGGAACTTGGCACCTCGGGACCTGCTACACGACCGTCATTTGCGACGCGATCGCCCGCTTTAAGAGAAAGCAAGGCTACGACGTCTTTTATCTGACCGGGACGGACGAACACGGCTTGAAAATCGAGCAAAAATCCAAAGAAGCGGGGATCACCCCGAAAGAGTTCGTGGATAAAAAAGTCGCGAACCTCAAAGCGCTTTGGGATCGCTTGAAGATCTCCTACGACAAATTCATCCGCACGACCGACTCCTATCACGAAGCCGCCGTCCAAAAGATCTTCGACAAACTCTATGAAAAAGGAGATATCTACAAGGGCGAGTACGAAGGATTTTACTGCGTTCCCTGCGAAACGTATTGGACGAAGACCCAGCTCGCGGACGGCAAATGCCCGGACTGCGGAAGAGAGGTCACCGTCGCGAAAGAATCCTGCTACTTCTTCCGTCTCAGCAAATATCAGGACAAACTCATCAATCTTCTCGAAGAGAACGACGATTTTTTGCTTCCGAAGCCCCGTCGCCGCGAGATGATCAATAACTTTTTGAAACCGGGTCTTCAAGATCTCGCCGTCACCCGCTCCACCTTTACTTGGGGCGTTCCCGTCGACTTCGATCCGAAGCACGTCATCTACGTCTGGATCGACGCTTTGGTGAATTATATCACCGCCCTCGGTTACGGCGGAGAGGACGATTCCCTCTTCAAGAAGTACTGGCCGGCGGACGTCCATATGATGGGCAAAGAGATCGTCCGCTTCCACAGCATCATTTGGCCCGCCCTCTTGATGGCGCTCGATATTCCCCTGCCGAAAAAGGTCTACGGACACGGCTGGCTTTTGATGGGCGCGGACAAGATCAGCAAGAGCAAAGGAAACATCGTCGACCCCGTCGAGCTTTCGGATAAGTACTCGGTGGACGCCGTCCGCTATTACCTGCTCCGCGAGATCCCCTTCGGTTCGGACGGCGCGTACACGACGCGCGCTTTCCTTTCGAGATTGAACGCCGACCTCGCGAACGACCTCGGAAACCTCGTAAAACGCACCGTCGCGATGGTGAATAAGTACGAAGGCGGCAAGATCCCCTCTTGGAGCGGAAAGAAAGAAGGCACGGACGAAGAGATCATTTCGCTCTCCGAAAAGACGCTCGATATAGTCGCGAAGAATATGGACGAGCTTTTCGTCCCCGAAGCGCTCGAAGCGATCTTCGCTTTGATCCGCCGCGCGAACAAATATATCGACGAAAACTGCCCTTGGATCCTCGCGAAAAGCGAAGAGACCAAAGCGCGCCTTTCGGACGTCTTGTACGTCCTTCTCGAAGTCATCCGCACGGCGGGCGTCTTGATCGAATCCTTCCTGCCCGACACCGCCGAGAAGATCTTTTCCTGCTTCGACGGGATCACCGAAGAGGAAAAAACCTTCGATTCGATCCGCTCGTTCGGCGGATTGAAAGCCGAAACCGTTACGGAACGCGACGCGATCTTTATGAGAGTCGACGTCGAAAAGGAGATCGCCGAGATGGAAAGCAAGATCGAAAAACAAGAAGAAAAACCCGCCGAAAAAGCGGCGCCCGAGCATAAGAGCGAGATCTCGATCGACGATTTCGCGAAAGTCGAGTTGCGCGTCGGCAAAGTCGTCAAAGCGGAAAAAATGCCCAAAACCGAAAAGCTCCTCGTGATGCAAGTCGAGATCGGCGAAGAGACGAGGCAGATCGTCAGCGGGATCGCGAAGTATTACACGCCCGAAGAAATGGTCGGGAAGCAGGTCGTCGTCGTTTACAACCTCGCGCCGCATAGTTTCCGCGGCGTGGAAAGTCAGGGAATGCTCCTTTGCGCGGACGACGGCAAAGGCGGAGTCGTCCTCGTCAACCCCGAAAAAACGGTGGACACGGGAAGCGAAGTCCGATAA
- the rsmA gene encoding 16S rRNA (adenine(1518)-N(6)/adenine(1519)-N(6))-dimethyltransferase RsmA: protein MIIDGNFFNIRFNKKFGQNFITDKNLLAAIVADAGVASADVVWEIGAGAGTLTLALAEKAKEVVAFEIDEDLRPVLSVTLKDKPNVTVVYEDFMKTRHPYPASFKVVANLPYYVTTPILMRLLESEIRPESVTVMVQKEVAERLVAAPGTEEYGAITASLSLVANAKITRIVGRQNFTPPPNVDSAVVRVDLTDKGYSEKEVSDARKLIRAAFNMRRKTLSNALAGALGGKENAAKVIEKAGFAPSVRGETLSAADFIALARAAEQA, encoded by the coding sequence ATGATCATTGACGGCAATTTTTTCAACATTCGTTTCAATAAAAAATTCGGGCAAAACTTTATCACGGATAAAAACTTGCTCGCCGCGATCGTCGCGGACGCGGGCGTTGCGAGCGCGGACGTCGTTTGGGAGATCGGCGCGGGCGCGGGGACGTTGACCCTCGCTCTCGCGGAAAAAGCGAAAGAAGTCGTGGCGTTCGAGATCGACGAAGATCTCCGCCCCGTCCTTTCGGTCACCTTAAAAGACAAACCGAACGTAACGGTCGTCTACGAAGATTTTATGAAGACGCGCCACCCCTATCCCGCCTCGTTCAAGGTCGTCGCAAACCTTCCCTATTACGTTACCACGCCGATTCTGATGCGTCTTCTCGAATCGGAGATCCGCCCCGAAAGCGTCACCGTTATGGTGCAAAAAGAGGTCGCGGAGCGCCTCGTCGCCGCTCCCGGGACGGAAGAGTACGGCGCGATCACCGCGTCCCTGTCGCTCGTCGCGAACGCAAAGATCACGAGGATCGTGGGCAGGCAAAACTTTACGCCCCCGCCCAACGTGGACAGCGCGGTCGTGCGCGTCGATCTCACGGATAAAGGCTACTCGGAAAAAGAGGTCTCGGATGCGCGCAAACTCATTCGCGCGGCTTTCAATATGCGTCGCAAGACCCTTTCAAACGCGCTTGCGGGCGCGCTCGGCGGAAAAGAAAACGCCGCAAAGGTCATCGAAAAAGCGGGGTTTGCCCCCTCCGTTCGCGGCGAAACGCTGTCCGCGGCGGATTTTATCGCCCTTGCCCGAGCGGCGGAACAGGCGTAA
- a CDS encoding phospho-sugar mutase yields MNYSENYEYWLKNVSPAEKAELSAIAADEKEIAERFSMPLSFGTAGMRGTIGLGTFRMNLYTVARATAGLASYIAEVGEEAKKRGVVISYDTRRMSFEFALEAAKVLAAKGVSVYLFENVRPVPILSFAVGYLKTFSGIMITASHNPKEYNGYKVYGSDGAQLSPEATAKVVSYIEKCDYFGVPKAAATDSRADVMGKDGEKIGEFITVVGKSVDEAYFSRIEKLSLSPEAVEKEGGNLKIVYTPLHGSGYKPVTEILSRMHIPFNVVPEQAEPDSEFPTVKMPNPEMPDALTLGIKLAEALGSDVVIGTDPDADRMGVAVKSDKGEFVLLTGNQTGVLLMDYILRRHKEKGTLPANAACVKTIVTTSLAKKVAESYGATCFDVLTGFKFIGEKIDLFQKTGAHTFMFGYEESYGYLSGTHAKDKDAVVSTMLFAEMVCYYKSVGVSVYNRLQEIYKALGYYAEKTISVYFKGLEGMAIMAEKTKALRAVDIKSIAGYKVVAVTDFLAGEKTDVSGKKEKIDFPKSDVMYYSLEGGDWVAIRPSGTEPKLKLYVSASAKSAEAAAEKAAALLDEMKGYVE; encoded by the coding sequence GTGAATTATTCTGAAAATTACGAATATTGGTTAAAGAACGTGTCGCCTGCCGAAAAGGCGGAGCTTTCCGCGATCGCGGCGGACGAAAAGGAGATCGCGGAGCGTTTCTCGATGCCCTTGTCTTTCGGGACGGCGGGGATGCGCGGAACGATCGGACTCGGAACGTTCCGTATGAATTTATACACCGTCGCCCGCGCGACGGCGGGGCTCGCTTCCTATATCGCGGAAGTCGGCGAAGAAGCGAAAAAGAGAGGCGTCGTCATTTCCTACGACACGCGCAGAATGAGTTTCGAATTCGCGCTCGAAGCGGCGAAAGTCCTTGCGGCGAAAGGCGTCAGCGTCTATTTGTTCGAGAACGTTCGCCCCGTCCCGATCCTTTCGTTCGCGGTCGGCTATTTGAAAACCTTTTCGGGGATCATGATCACGGCGAGCCATAACCCGAAGGAATATAACGGCTATAAGGTCTATGGGTCGGACGGCGCGCAGCTCTCTCCCGAGGCGACGGCGAAAGTCGTCTCGTATATCGAAAAATGCGATTATTTCGGCGTTCCGAAGGCGGCGGCTACCGACAGCCGCGCGGACGTTATGGGAAAAGACGGCGAGAAGATCGGAGAATTTATCACCGTCGTCGGAAAAAGCGTGGACGAAGCCTATTTCTCCCGCATCGAAAAACTTTCGCTTTCTCCCGAAGCGGTCGAGAAAGAAGGCGGGAATCTTAAAATCGTTTACACTCCTTTGCACGGAAGCGGCTATAAACCCGTGACGGAGATCCTTTCCCGCATGCATATCCCGTTCAACGTCGTCCCCGAGCAGGCGGAGCCCGATTCGGAGTTCCCGACCGTCAAAATGCCGAACCCCGAAATGCCGGACGCTTTGACCCTCGGGATCAAACTCGCGGAAGCCCTCGGAAGCGACGTCGTCATCGGGACGGATCCCGACGCCGATCGCATGGGCGTGGCGGTCAAGAGCGACAAGGGCGAATTCGTCCTGCTGACCGGGAATCAAACGGGCGTGCTTTTGATGGACTATATCCTTCGCCGCCATAAGGAGAAGGGGACGCTGCCCGCGAATGCGGCTTGCGTCAAAACCATCGTCACGACGTCGCTCGCGAAGAAAGTCGCCGAGTCGTACGGCGCGACTTGCTTCGACGTCCTGACCGGATTCAAATTCATCGGAGAAAAGATCGACCTGTTCCAAAAAACGGGCGCGCACACCTTTATGTTCGGCTACGAAGAAAGCTACGGCTATCTCTCGGGAACGCACGCGAAGGATAAGGACGCCGTCGTCTCCACGATGCTTTTCGCGGAAATGGTCTGCTACTATAAGAGCGTCGGCGTCAGCGTCTACAACCGCTTGCAGGAGATCTATAAAGCCCTCGGTTATTACGCGGAAAAGACGATCTCCGTCTATTTCAAGGGGCTGGAAGGAATGGCGATCATGGCGGAAAAGACCAAGGCTCTCCGTGCCGTCGACATCAAGTCGATCGCGGGATACAAAGTCGTCGCCGTGACGGATTTCCTTGCGGGCGAAAAGACGGACGTTTCGGGCAAAAAGGAGAAAATCGATTTCCCGAAGAGCGACGTTATGTACTATTCTCTCGAAGGGGGCGATTGGGTCGCGATCCGTCCGTCCGGGACGGAACCGAAGCTCAAACTGTACGTCTCCGCGAGCGCGAAAAGCGCGGAAGCCGCCGCGGAAAAAGCCGCCGCGCTCTTGGATGAGATGAAAGGCTACGTCGAGTGA
- a CDS encoding stage 0 sporulation protein, translated as MPMIAYVKFDNNNKVYSFDAGSESYAVGDVVIVETAKGLEMGQITRECETVDEENCPKELKKVLRKASYRDFESAKKAKESEPRALQIARDKAVALGVNMKFISAEVSFDSKRVVLCFVSEERVDFRELVKELASALHARIELRQLYERDDVKQRGALGMCGRECCCRAYLKDFEKVTVKMAKVQGLSLNPTKISGICGKLMCCLKYENEYYAEVFKQMPKVNAKVVTPDGPAVVESNDMLKKIVTCKVFVDDTYVIKKFPLEEIKIVKAPQQQGNHKKEQEDEGDEE; from the coding sequence ATGCCGATGATCGCATATGTGAAATTCGATAATAACAATAAGGTCTATTCGTTCGACGCGGGCAGCGAATCCTACGCCGTGGGCGACGTCGTCATCGTCGAGACCGCGAAAGGGCTTGAAATGGGGCAGATCACCCGTGAATGCGAAACGGTGGACGAGGAAAATTGCCCGAAAGAGCTCAAAAAGGTGCTCCGCAAGGCGTCTTACCGCGATTTCGAAAGCGCGAAAAAGGCGAAAGAGTCCGAGCCGCGCGCCTTACAGATCGCGCGCGACAAAGCGGTCGCACTCGGGGTAAATATGAAATTCATCTCCGCCGAAGTCTCCTTCGATTCCAAACGCGTCGTCTTGTGTTTCGTTTCGGAAGAAAGGGTGGACTTCCGCGAACTCGTCAAGGAGCTTGCGAGCGCGCTTCACGCCCGCATCGAGCTTCGCCAGCTTTACGAGCGTGACGACGTAAAGCAGCGCGGCGCTCTCGGAATGTGCGGAAGGGAATGTTGCTGCCGCGCGTACTTGAAGGATTTCGAGAAAGTCACCGTCAAAATGGCGAAGGTGCAAGGACTTTCCCTGAACCCGACCAAGATCAGCGGGATCTGCGGGAAATTGATGTGCTGCTTGAAGTACGAAAACGAGTATTACGCGGAAGTTTTTAAGCAAATGCCCAAGGTGAACGCGAAAGTCGTTACGCCGGACGGCCCCGCGGTCGTCGAGTCCAACGATATGTTGAAGAAGATCGTGACCTGCAAGGTTTTCGTGGACGATACCTACGTCATCAAAAAGTTTCCGCTCGAAGAGATCAAGATCGTTAAAGCGCCTCAGCAGCAGGGAAACCACAAGAAAGAGCAGGAAGACGAGGGCGACGAGGAATAA
- a CDS encoding trypsin-like peptidase domain-containing protein → MNLSCVEKEYNLGCQGTGFIISEDGYVITNNHVVAYEETVVDYSTVQRGIFGYTYGTKTIRGEYSSITGVFDPASKYYNGGNSYELQFVYRDADYDLALCKLVPNPPVGENWTAIPFYSGAVTRGDELLLLGNARGFGLSATSGLVSATGKTFTDSPKLTFIQTDAAINGGNSGGPAINIYGGLIGVVNSKFVSSEIENMGFAIELSKVKTFLTDAQTKKSVTVHYKSVGGTANA, encoded by the coding sequence ATGAACCTTTCCTGCGTGGAAAAGGAGTACAATCTCGGTTGCCAAGGAACGGGCTTCATCATCTCGGAAGACGGTTACGTCATAACGAACAATCACGTCGTTGCTTACGAGGAAACGGTCGTCGATTATTCCACCGTTCAACGCGGAATCTTCGGCTACACTTACGGAACGAAGACGATCCGTGGCGAATACTCGTCGATCACGGGCGTTTTCGATCCCGCCAGCAAATATTATAACGGCGGAAATTCTTACGAATTGCAGTTCGTCTATCGCGACGCGGATTACGATCTCGCGCTCTGCAAATTGGTCCCGAATCCCCCCGTCGGCGAGAATTGGACGGCGATCCCCTTCTATTCGGGTGCGGTAACCCGCGGCGACGAGCTTTTGCTCCTCGGCAACGCGCGCGGTTTCGGGCTTTCCGCGACGAGCGGTCTCGTTTCCGCAACGGGCAAGACCTTTACGGATTCTCCGAAACTTACCTTTATCCAGACGGACGCCGCGATCAACGGCGGCAACTCGGGCGGCCCCGCGATCAATATCTACGGCGGACTCATCGGCGTCGTAAACAGCAAGTTCGTCAGTTCCGAGATCGAGAACATGGGCTTTGCGATCGAGCTCTCCAAGGTCAAGACCTTCCTGACGGACGCGCAGACGAAAAAGAGCGTTACGGTCCATTACAAATCCGTAGGCGGCACGGCGAACGCATAA
- a CDS encoding M48 family metallopeptidase produces MMRRALPLSKLPSETQTIFVCLLGRNRPVTLFRKSIKNIYLRVSREGAITLSVPKRTSEEKIERFLSEKRRWLERQLAKRENREDPSVSPTLADGSFVFFLGQKRVLRREKAAKNETRFFDDPYEIRLRLKDPTDDAVATRVFKESRRLVLEDLLCAYVDRWMPVFEKRKVARPEIRIRAMRSLWGSCAYKKAKITLNENLIQTDPKAIEYVVLHELTHFLYHGHDAAFYGFLSLHMPDWKARKKLLNGER; encoded by the coding sequence GTGATGCGACGCGCCCTTCCCCTTTCGAAACTACCTTCCGAGACGCAAACGATCTTTGTTTGCCTTCTCGGACGAAACCGCCCCGTCACCCTTTTCCGAAAATCCATCAAAAACATCTATCTGCGCGTCTCGCGAGAGGGCGCGATCACTCTTTCCGTCCCGAAGCGGACGAGCGAAGAGAAGATCGAACGCTTTTTGAGTGAGAAACGGCGCTGGCTCGAACGACAGCTCGCGAAGCGTGAGAACCGAGAGGATCCGAGCGTTTCCCCCACCCTCGCGGACGGATCGTTCGTCTTCTTCTTGGGTCAAAAGCGCGTCCTGCGGCGGGAAAAAGCCGCGAAAAACGAGACCCGCTTTTTCGACGATCCCTACGAGATCCGTCTTCGCCTGAAAGACCCGACGGACGACGCCGTCGCCACGCGCGTTTTCAAAGAAAGCCGCCGCCTCGTTTTAGAGGATCTGCTCTGCGCTTACGTCGATCGCTGGATGCCCGTTTTCGAAAAAAGGAAGGTCGCGCGCCCCGAAATACGCATCCGCGCGATGCGCTCTCTTTGGGGCAGTTGCGCCTATAAAAAAGCAAAGATCACCTTAAACGAAAATCTGATCCAAACCGATCCGAAAGCGATCGAGTACGTCGTCCTGCACGAACTCACGCATTTCCTTTATCACGGGCACGACGCCGCCTTTTACGGGTTTTTATCCCTGCATATGCCCGACTGGAAAGCGCGGAAAAAACTTTTGAACGGAGAACGATAA
- a CDS encoding aminotransferase class I/II-fold pyridoxal phosphate-dependent enzyme codes for MKPLYDAIEAYAAVKGRFHMPSHGGDPSALFKDKRERLYASCAFDITELSFSDNLASPVGVIRQAEELAAKAYGAEKTLFFAGGATDAVRTALWCLRDKKIAFLGDMHKSFHSVARLFSLSVVEKKDLSDSENEKIEVVCVTSPDYYGRVKDLTEVVAFCERTGAILLVDEAHGAHFAFSPLLPKSAVNSADFVIHGAHKTLPVYTGGAMLHVKRKFYDAAVSARRECVSTSPSYLVMASLDYAREFMEEKGERLYAELKQRLDDLKKKYKTLSVLPADDFTRLTVLRPEGGHALGAYLEKNGIFAEAQNADSVTFIVTPFNEDSLETLFSLCAGFDGKNAKKADLSDLIGKVSEEDVGVYPPGVPLVKKGEVFTAEAVKVLEENLDRLFGLSGGTIKAK; via the coding sequence GTGAAACCGCTTTACGACGCGATCGAAGCCTACGCCGCCGTAAAAGGGCGTTTCCATATGCCCTCGCACGGCGGTGATCCGAGCGCTCTCTTTAAGGATAAAAGAGAGCGTCTTTACGCGTCTTGCGCGTTCGATATCACCGAGCTTTCGTTTTCGGATAACCTCGCGTCGCCCGTCGGCGTGATCCGTCAGGCGGAAGAACTCGCGGCGAAGGCTTACGGCGCGGAGAAGACCCTCTTTTTCGCGGGCGGGGCGACGGACGCCGTTCGAACGGCGCTTTGGTGTTTGCGCGATAAAAAGATTGCCTTCCTCGGCGATATGCATAAGAGTTTTCATTCCGTCGCGCGGCTCTTTTCTCTTTCCGTGGTCGAGAAAAAAGACCTTTCGGATTCGGAAAACGAAAAGATCGAGGTCGTCTGCGTAACTTCGCCCGACTATTACGGGCGCGTGAAAGACCTTACGGAAGTCGTCGCTTTTTGCGAGAGGACGGGGGCGATCCTTCTCGTGGACGAGGCGCACGGCGCGCATTTCGCGTTCAGCCCTCTTTTGCCGAAAAGCGCGGTAAATTCCGCGGATTTCGTGATCCACGGCGCGCATAAGACGCTCCCCGTTTATACGGGCGGCGCGATGCTTCACGTCAAAAGGAAGTTTTACGACGCCGCGGTCTCGGCGCGCAGAGAGTGCGTTTCCACCAGCCCTTCCTATCTCGTGATGGCGAGTCTGGACTACGCGCGCGAGTTTATGGAAGAAAAGGGCGAAAGGCTGTATGCCGAGCTGAAACAGAGGCTCGACGATTTGAAAAAGAAGTATAAGACCCTTTCCGTGCTTCCCGCGGACGATTTTACGCGGCTGACCGTCCTTCGCCCGGAAGGAGGGCACGCGCTCGGCGCGTATCTCGAAAAAAACGGGATCTTCGCGGAAGCGCAAAACGCGGATTCCGTCACGTTTATCGTGACGCCGTTTAACGAAGATTCTCTCGAAACCCTGTTTTCCTTATGCGCGGGCTTCGATGGGAAAAACGCAAAAAAAGCGGATTTATCCGATCTTATCGGGAAAGTAAGCGAGGAAGACGTCGGCGTCTATCCGCCCGGTGTTCCCCTCGTCAAGAAGGGCGAGGTCTTTACGGCGGAAGCGGTCAAGGTCCTCGAAGAGAATTTAGATAGACTTTTCGGCTTGTCGGGTGGTACAATAAAGGCGAAATGA
- a CDS encoding TatD family hydrolase, whose translation MFIDSHAHLDDEALAPRESEVIEAAKEAGVGVIFNASSDLPSSLASAALAARRKEVYAVVGVHPHEAKTYSDEVEKELVRLSKEEKVVAIGEIGLDYHYDLSPRDVQKAVLEREIALADELGLPVVFHVREAYEDFNEILERNLSKFRHGCLLHCYSGSAELAKYYSDRVDAYFSFGGVLTFAKHKDKVLAAIPKDRLLLETDCPYMTPVPHRGEKNEPKYIPIVAEKMAELTGLSLAEVETLTTKNALAFYNVRL comes from the coding sequence ATGTTTATCGATTCTCACGCGCATTTGGATGACGAAGCCCTCGCGCCTCGCGAAAGCGAGGTGATCGAAGCGGCGAAAGAAGCGGGCGTCGGCGTGATCTTCAACGCGTCGTCCGACCTGCCCTCCTCCCTCGCGAGCGCGGCTCTCGCGGCGCGCAGGAAGGAAGTCTACGCCGTGGTCGGCGTCCATCCGCACGAAGCCAAGACCTATTCGGACGAAGTCGAAAAAGAACTCGTCCGCCTTTCGAAAGAAGAAAAAGTCGTCGCGATCGGCGAGATCGGACTCGACTATCATTACGATCTTTCCCCGCGCGACGTGCAAAAAGCCGTCCTCGAACGGGAGATCGCACTCGCGGACGAACTCGGGCTTCCCGTTGTTTTCCACGTTCGCGAAGCCTACGAAGATTTCAACGAGATCCTCGAACGCAACCTTTCCAAATTCAGACACGGCTGCTTGCTGCATTGCTATTCGGGCAGCGCGGAACTCGCGAAATATTATTCCGATCGCGTGGACGCCTATTTTTCTTTCGGCGGCGTCCTGACCTTCGCCAAGCATAAGGATAAAGTCCTCGCGGCGATCCCGAAGGATCGGCTTCTCCTCGAAACGGACTGCCCGTATATGACCCCCGTTCCCCATCGCGGAGAGAAGAACGAGCCGAAGTATATTCCCATCGTCGCGGAAAAGATGGCGGAGCTGACGGGGCTTTCCCTCGCCGAGGTCGAGACGCTGACGACGAAAAACGCTCTCGCATTTTATAACGTACGCTTATGA
- a CDS encoding TrpB-like pyridoxal phosphate-dependent enzyme codes for MSKKENQIPYKIYLEESEMPKFWYNMRADMKEKPAPLMNPATKKAATLEELTPVFCEELAKQELDNDTRFIEIPEEIRNFYKMYRPSPLVRAYCLEKKLGTPAKIYYKFEGNNTSGSHKLNSAIAQAYYAKKQGLKGVTTETGAGQWGTALSMACAYLGIDCKVYMVKCSYEQKPFRREVMRTYGASVTPSPSMETEVGKKMLAEFPGTTGSLGCAISEAVEKAVTTPGYRYVLGSVLNQVLLHQSVIGLETKAALDKYGIKPDIIIGCAGGGSNLGGLIAPFMGEKLRGEADYRIIAVEPASCPSFTRGVYAYDFCDTGKICPLAKMYTLGSGFMPSAIHAGGLRYHGMSPTLSKLYHDGYMEATTAKQTEVFEAAEYFARSEGILPAPESSHAIRVAIDEALKCKETGEEKTIVFGLTGTGYFDMYAYEKFNDGVMEDYLPSDEELKQAMASLPDVE; via the coding sequence ATGAGCAAGAAAGAAAATCAGATCCCTTACAAGATCTATCTCGAAGAGTCGGAGATGCCGAAGTTCTGGTACAATATGCGCGCCGACATGAAAGAAAAGCCCGCTCCCCTTATGAACCCCGCGACGAAGAAGGCGGCGACGTTGGAGGAGCTGACCCCCGTGTTTTGCGAAGAGCTCGCGAAACAGGAACTCGATAACGACACTCGTTTCATCGAGATCCCCGAGGAGATCAGGAACTTCTACAAGATGTATCGTCCCTCTCCCCTCGTTCGCGCTTATTGTTTGGAGAAGAAACTCGGAACGCCGGCGAAGATCTACTATAAGTTCGAAGGAAACAACACGAGCGGTAGCCATAAGCTGAATTCGGCGATCGCCCAAGCCTACTACGCCAAGAAGCAAGGTCTCAAAGGCGTGACGACCGAGACGGGCGCCGGGCAGTGGGGCACCGCGCTTTCGATGGCGTGCGCTTACCTCGGCATCGATTGCAAAGTCTATATGGTCAAATGCTCCTACGAGCAAAAACCCTTCCGCCGCGAGGTCATGAGGACGTACGGCGCGTCCGTTACTCCCTCCCCCTCTATGGAAACCGAAGTCGGCAAGAAAATGCTCGCCGAATTCCCGGGGACGACGGGAAGCCTCGGTTGCGCGATCTCCGAAGCCGTCGAAAAGGCAGTCACGACGCCCGGCTATCGTTACGTCCTCGGAAGCGTCCTGAACCAAGTCCTTCTCCATCAATCGGTCATCGGTCTCGAAACCAAAGCCGCCCTCGATAAGTACGGCATTAAGCCCGACATCATCATCGGTTGCGCCGGCGGCGGCAGTAACCTCGGCGGTTTGATCGCTCCGTTTATGGGCGAGAAACTCAGAGGCGAAGCGGACTACCGCATCATCGCGGTCGAACCCGCAAGTTGCCCGAGCTTTACCCGCGGCGTCTATGCGTACGACTTCTGCGACACCGGCAAGATCTGCCCCCTCGCGAAGATGTACACCCTCGGAAGCGGCTTTATGCCCTCCGCGATCCACGCGGGCGGTCTCCGCTACCACGGAATGAGCCCGACGCTCTCCAAGCTCTATCACGACGGATATATGGAAGCCACGACCGCGAAGCAAACCGAGGTCTTTGAAGCGGCTGAGTACTTCGCGCGTTCCGAAGGCATCCTTCCCGCGCCGGAAAGCTCCCACGCGATCCGCGTCGCGATCGACGAGGCTTTGAAGTGCAAAGAAACCGGCGAAGAAAAGACCATCGTCTTCGGTCTTACCGGAACGGGTTACTTCGATATGTACGCTTACGAAAAGTTCAACGACGGCGTTATGGAAGACTACCTCCCCTCCGACGAAGAACTCAAACAAGCGATGGCGTCCCTGCCCGACGTCGAATAA